The Nicotiana tabacum cultivar K326 chromosome 14, ASM71507v2, whole genome shotgun sequence genome contains a region encoding:
- the LOC142168927 gene encoding uncharacterized protein LOC142168927, translating into MVPAPVATPPAQQARVITSNVDNILFSHELFKGYSRKRISPRCVLKVDLRKVYDSTECSFLRRMLIALGFPFKIVQWIMACVTTVSYSLMLNGGLTPPFKGKGGIREGDPIADLESIRILNAAFHRFSVVSGL; encoded by the exons ATGGTTCCTgctccagttgctactccacctgcacagcaaGCTAGAG TTATCACAAGTAATGTCGATAATATCCTATTTAGCCATGAACTATTTAAAGGCTATTCTAGGAAGAGGATCTCACCTAGATGTGTATTGAAGGTGGACTTAAGGAAAGTATATGATTCCACTGAATGTAGCTTTCTTAGAAGGATGCTAATTGCCCTTGGTTTTCCATTCAAGATTGTGCAGTGGATAATGGCTTGTGTCACTACGGTTTCATATTCTTTGATGCTAAATGGAGGACTGACCCCTCCTTTCAAAGGCAAAGGAGGGATTAGGGAAGGAGACCCAAT AGCTGACCTTGAGTCTATCAGGATCCTGAATGCTGCTTTTCACAGGTTCTCAGTAGTCTCTGGACTATAG